A part of Sulfurimonas sp. HSL-1716 genomic DNA contains:
- a CDS encoding 6-hydroxymethylpterin diphosphokinase MptE-like protein, with protein MSIYEQNLQALLQVNIKVATTLFGLKTNEKFEVFVDKKDPLNINIASNKNGKTLYEGVPIRQTEEYLNSFMKEYQRYPYLYFFGMGNGVFYKALLQDETHRRIVIVEPEIEILFMALHFNDFSKELASGRLVILLAEDITFSLASEIFMHPESRLFSKTYQFHILLPFYESEYGELIIAINRMFLQAIEHAVRGIGNDSTDALIGLQHQIANAQRMVHTPTTLELIKKVKNSNTAVIVSTGPSLKKQLPLLKKIKEHVTLLCVDASLPLLEREGIKPDVVISIERVIETAKFYQETSKEFQENIVFVITSIAHPDLFKDIKAGTLQISMRPFGYTSYFEMPEYGYLGIGMSAANMAYEMMFHANFENCILIGQDLAYGADGSTHSEGHLYGIQERDKNKQRYMIPAYGGEGTVESTVIWRLFKNFFESDIGYANAKGIKTVNATEGGARIEGAVEMPFAEAIEKYVDFTHKKEQIKLTKPDEKTIEANVEKIGVKINEMLAYAIKIEKEVETTFLHVARECESIESVKEDERYAKLDYQALSNVMSEIDRIKEYFDDQKFANIFTDSTQAMILHQEIELAKIQVRNVLTDNDKRQKMIDWVLAHRYWLFSLAGMMQATIDAINMGIEMKIDFNTITLIRVYIEDEEIDLLHIDHSDEFMKNLADMKRLCINYILEDKFAHKVDKLKFCYSDEAKTFNVEVHLPSRSDGLFDKFMFVNSLEATLDKKRFVRVKKDEDDVFTVGLLPVEGIYENKEFIECIKEISKKFPKVVFKFICWTQRERESSEHLFFGERDFIRFIAPKSIYELYQEIDMFIYDLEKLEDKRFYAVRHILNSTQEVNVPQLKIDQDNNEDATLKEHINTINLAISLRYLQNMHIDVYIDDEKIDEIHKGGKAVNNIFDLKQLCIEYKPCEKYALRSNQLQFVYIDEDMDIMASLAIPSRDDENYNIFAFQNSLETTIDKERLENLYEKDAIGFLALEENLHDIEFTNYLKELTSRFPQATLKAFYFNDKQRKFLENIFANSNSKIEFLIPNDIYDIAQEVEIFSINYLANIEVGIWAEYYKLTKNLIKYNRNIYVSLYNNTGTKNTTLLDYNAADYESLQYKILVQGLSIGKDFVKKYNNNFWICIMEYYLKMNHIEYTFKHNKTQFDFSFFDIIDLVLKDKRFKDYMIKIRRLFQNG; from the coding sequence ATGTCTATTTATGAACAAAATCTTCAAGCTCTTTTACAGGTGAACATAAAAGTAGCAACTACGCTTTTTGGGCTTAAAACCAATGAAAAGTTTGAAGTCTTCGTTGATAAAAAAGACCCTCTGAACATAAACATAGCCAGCAATAAAAACGGAAAAACACTGTATGAAGGCGTGCCTATCCGCCAGACGGAAGAGTATCTGAACTCTTTTATGAAAGAGTATCAGCGTTATCCGTATCTCTACTTTTTCGGGATGGGCAACGGCGTCTTTTACAAGGCTCTTTTACAGGATGAAACACATAGAAGGATCGTCATTGTCGAGCCTGAAATAGAGATACTTTTTATGGCACTTCATTTCAATGATTTTTCAAAAGAGCTGGCTTCGGGCAGGCTTGTCATACTGCTGGCAGAGGATATAACCTTTTCTTTGGCTTCCGAGATATTCATGCATCCTGAATCGAGGCTGTTTTCAAAAACATACCAATTTCATATACTGCTTCCTTTTTACGAGAGTGAGTACGGGGAGCTTATCATAGCGATAAACAGGATGTTCCTGCAGGCGATCGAACACGCCGTGCGCGGGATTGGAAACGATTCTACCGATGCGCTTATCGGTTTGCAGCATCAGATCGCAAATGCCCAGAGAATGGTGCACACCCCGACTACGCTGGAGTTGATAAAAAAGGTAAAGAACAGTAACACGGCGGTCATAGTTTCGACGGGGCCTTCGCTTAAAAAACAGCTTCCGCTTCTAAAAAAGATAAAAGAGCATGTGACGCTTTTATGTGTCGACGCCAGTCTTCCTCTTTTGGAAAGAGAGGGTATAAAACCTGATGTCGTCATATCCATCGAACGTGTTATCGAGACAGCCAAGTTTTATCAGGAGACGTCAAAAGAGTTTCAAGAGAATATAGTGTTCGTCATAACCTCCATCGCTCATCCGGATCTTTTTAAGGATATAAAAGCAGGAACGCTGCAGATAAGTATGAGACCCTTTGGCTATACCAGTTATTTCGAGATGCCCGAGTACGGATATCTGGGGATAGGGATGAGTGCAGCGAACATGGCATATGAGATGATGTTTCATGCGAATTTTGAAAACTGTATCCTGATAGGGCAGGATCTGGCCTACGGCGCAGACGGTTCGACTCACAGTGAAGGACATCTTTACGGAATACAAGAGAGAGATAAGAACAAGCAGCGTTATATGATCCCTGCATACGGAGGCGAGGGCACCGTAGAAAGTACGGTCATATGGAGATTGTTCAAGAATTTTTTTGAATCTGATATCGGTTATGCCAATGCCAAGGGGATAAAAACTGTTAACGCGACAGAAGGCGGAGCAAGGATAGAGGGTGCCGTGGAGATGCCTTTTGCCGAAGCGATCGAAAAATATGTTGACTTTACCCACAAAAAAGAGCAGATAAAGCTGACAAAACCCGATGAGAAAACGATAGAAGCAAATGTAGAGAAGATTGGCGTAAAAATAAACGAGATGCTCGCTTACGCTATAAAAATTGAAAAAGAGGTCGAGACCACGTTCTTGCATGTGGCAAGAGAGTGTGAAAGCATCGAAAGCGTTAAAGAAGATGAACGGTATGCAAAGCTTGATTATCAGGCTTTATCCAACGTGATGAGCGAGATCGACCGTATAAAAGAGTATTTTGATGATCAGAAATTTGCAAATATCTTCACCGATTCCACTCAGGCGATGATCCTGCATCAGGAGATCGAACTGGCAAAAATACAGGTAAGAAACGTTTTAACGGACAACGATAAGCGTCAAAAGATGATAGACTGGGTGCTCGCGCACAGATATTGGCTCTTCTCACTCGCAGGGATGATGCAGGCTACCATAGATGCTATCAATATGGGCATAGAGATGAAAATAGACTTCAATACCATAACGCTCATACGCGTTTATATAGAAGATGAAGAGATAGATTTGCTACATATAGATCATTCTGACGAATTCATGAAAAATCTTGCAGACATGAAGCGTCTGTGCATCAACTATATACTTGAAGATAAGTTTGCGCATAAAGTAGACAAACTGAAGTTTTGCTACAGTGATGAAGCTAAAACTTTCAATGTCGAGGTGCATCTGCCAAGCAGAAGTGACGGGCTTTTTGACAAGTTCATGTTCGTCAATTCGCTCGAAGCGACTCTGGATAAGAAACGGTTCGTCAGAGTGAAAAAAGATGAAGACGATGTGTTTACCGTCGGTCTGCTGCCGGTAGAAGGCATTTATGAAAACAAAGAATTCATAGAGTGCATCAAAGAGATCTCAAAGAAATTTCCAAAGGTCGTGTTCAAGTTTATCTGCTGGACACAAAGAGAGAGAGAATCTTCTGAGCATCTATTCTTCGGAGAACGCGATTTCATACGCTTTATCGCTCCTAAAAGTATTTATGAGCTTTATCAGGAGATAGATATGTTTATCTATGATCTTGAAAAATTGGAAGATAAGCGATTTTATGCTGTTCGACATATTTTAAACAGCACTCAAGAAGTAAACGTGCCTCAGTTGAAGATAGATCAAGACAATAATGAAGATGCAACTCTGAAGGAGCATATAAACACTATAAACTTAGCAATTAGTTTAAGATATTTACAAAATATGCACATAGATGTGTATATAGACGATGAAAAAATAGATGAGATACATAAAGGCGGTAAAGCTGTAAATAACATCTTTGATCTTAAACAGCTTTGTATAGAATATAAACCTTGTGAAAAATATGCTTTGAGATCAAATCAATTACAATTTGTATATATTGATGAAGACATGGACATAATGGCTTCGTTAGCTATACCATCAAGAGACGACGAAAATTATAATATATTCGCTTTTCAAAATTCACTAGAAACAACCATCGATAAAGAACGACTTGAAAACCTTTATGAAAAAGATGCGATAGGCTTTTTAGCGCTGGAAGAAAACCTTCATGATATAGAATTTACAAACTATCTAAAAGAACTTACGAGTAGATTCCCGCAAGCAACTTTAAAAGCATTTTATTTTAATGATAAACAGAGAAAATTCTTAGAAAATATTTTTGCCAATAGTAATAGTAAAATAGAGTTTTTGATACCTAATGATATTTATGATATCGCACAGGAAGTGGAGATATTTTCTATCAATTACTTGGCCAATATAGAAGTCGGTATATGGGCAGAATATTATAAGCTGACAAAAAATCTAATAAAATATAATAGGAATATTTATGTTTCACTTTATAATAATACCGGCACGAAAAATACAACGTTATTAGATTATAATGCCGCTGATTATGAAAGCTTACAATATAAGATACTAGTTCAGGGTTTGAGCATAGGTAAAGATTTCGTAAAAAAATATAACAACAATTTTTGGATTTGTATTATGGAATATTATTTAAAAATGAATCACATAGAGTACACATTTAAACATAATAAGACACAATTTGATTTTTCTTTTTTCGATATTATAGATTTAGTTTTAAAAGATAAAAGATTTAAAGATTACATGATAAAAATAAGAAGGCTGTTTCAAAATGGATAG
- a CDS encoding radical SAM protein yields MDRVIVPKEYNYIGAFISLNCNLNCSYCINLNEDGSDRKSVSRKPMSGLDWARAINRLHILNNDLPVTIQGGEPTVHKEFYEMINAIDDGIKLDLLTNMVFDVDEFIKKVDPKKFTREAKYAAIRVSYHPGQNDIDNLIEKTKKMADAGFYVGLYSVVVPQNKMHIEDVKKRCIDLGIDFRIKEYLGFDGVEWHGTYKFPEAVSQKIEKYCDCKTSELIIGPSGHVYRCHSDLYESRTPIGHILDPDFKIEDVYRPCFVFGHCNPCDIKVKTNRHQIFGHTSVEIKNIQELTESQKERLTKKDFGMGYYDYEKDREFLNG; encoded by the coding sequence ATGGATAGAGTAATTGTCCCAAAAGAATATAATTATATCGGTGCATTTATTTCACTGAATTGTAATTTAAATTGCTCATATTGTATAAATTTAAATGAAGATGGAAGTGATCGTAAAAGTGTGTCCAGAAAACCGATGAGCGGACTTGACTGGGCTAGAGCGATTAACAGACTGCATATTTTAAATAATGATCTGCCTGTTACGATCCAAGGCGGTGAACCGACAGTTCATAAAGAATTTTATGAGATGATCAATGCCATAGATGACGGTATCAAACTTGATTTATTGACAAATATGGTATTTGATGTAGATGAGTTTATAAAAAAAGTCGATCCTAAAAAATTTACGCGTGAGGCAAAGTATGCGGCTATCCGTGTAAGTTATCATCCAGGTCAAAACGATATTGACAATCTAATAGAAAAAACTAAAAAGATGGCAGATGCAGGATTTTACGTTGGACTTTATTCTGTTGTCGTTCCTCAAAATAAAATGCATATCGAAGATGTTAAAAAACGGTGTATTGATCTTGGTATAGATTTCAGGATTAAAGAATATCTTGGTTTTGATGGTGTAGAGTGGCACGGTACATACAAATTTCCAGAAGCCGTATCTCAAAAAATTGAAAAATATTGTGACTGTAAGACGAGTGAATTGATTATCGGACCAAGCGGCCATGTGTATAGGTGCCATTCGGATTTATACGAGAGCAGAACGCCAATAGGACATATTTTAGATCCAGATTTTAAAATAGAAGATGTATATCGTCCATGTTTTGTGTTTGGGCACTGTAACCCTTGCGATATCAAGGTTAAAACAAATCGTCACCAAATATTTGGACACACGTCTGTAGAGATTAAAAATATACAAGAGCTGACAGAAAGTCAAAAAGAAAGATTGACAAAAAAAGATTTTGGAATGGGATATTATGATTATGAAAAAGATAGAGAGTTTTTAAATGGCTAA
- a CDS encoding radical SAM protein, whose product MANFDFDGHKLFYQYETSYKLLTDQAVDPVYVEYSPVGSCNHRCTFCAYDYIGYQSRRLDTQKTIASIKAFGKLGCKAMLFAGEGEPLIHPDIDDFIITCYDNKIDSAIYTNGVLFTPKRADKILDKLTFVRVSFNAGTKENYNEIHKSDDFEKVVENLKYAVKLKKEKNIQTDIGLQIVVIPENLHTIVDLAKIGREIGVDYLAIKPFVQHNDQEGYQFSKNFSLQEVESILDEAEQYSTKEYKVIARKEAFRKYHDRSYDHCLALPIFSVVLSDGNVYSCGPYLNNSDYCYGNIHEQSVEEIMHGDKRKKILDFAKNRLDCKGECMPNCRLDAINRSLWELKNPTLKHINFI is encoded by the coding sequence ATGGCTAATTTTGATTTTGACGGACATAAGCTGTTCTATCAGTATGAAACGTCATATAAGCTTTTAACAGATCAGGCGGTAGACCCAGTATATGTTGAATATTCTCCGGTGGGAAGCTGCAACCATAGATGTACTTTTTGCGCTTATGATTATATAGGATATCAATCGAGAAGACTGGACACACAAAAGACGATAGCGTCGATTAAGGCGTTTGGCAAACTCGGATGTAAAGCTATGCTTTTCGCAGGTGAGGGCGAACCGCTAATCCACCCTGACATCGATGATTTTATTATTACCTGTTATGATAATAAAATTGACAGTGCTATATATACGAACGGTGTGCTTTTTACTCCAAAAAGAGCTGATAAAATACTTGATAAGCTGACATTTGTCAGGGTTTCTTTTAATGCGGGGACAAAAGAAAACTATAATGAAATACATAAAAGTGATGATTTTGAGAAGGTCGTTGAAAATTTAAAATATGCTGTAAAGTTAAAAAAAGAGAAAAATATTCAAACCGATATAGGATTGCAGATAGTTGTCATACCGGAAAATTTGCATACAATCGTGGACCTTGCGAAAATCGGTCGAGAAATAGGGGTAGACTATTTGGCGATCAAACCTTTTGTACAACACAATGATCAAGAGGGATATCAATTTTCGAAAAACTTCTCGCTACAAGAAGTAGAAAGCATTTTAGACGAAGCTGAACAATATTCGACAAAAGAGTATAAAGTAATCGCAAGAAAAGAAGCGTTCAGAAAATATCATGACAGAAGTTATGATCATTGTCTGGCATTGCCGATCTTTAGTGTTGTACTAAGTGACGGTAATGTTTACAGCTGTGGTCCATATTTAAATAACAGTGATTATTGCTATGGGAATATTCATGAGCAAAGCGTTGAAGAAATTATGCATGGCGATAAAAGAAAGAAGATTTTAGACTTTGCAAAAAATCGCTTGGATTGTAAAGGCGAATGTATGCCCAATTGTCGTTTAGATGCCATAAACAGAAGTTTATGGGAATTGAAAAATCCTACTTTAAAACATATAAATTTTATATGA
- a CDS encoding transketolase, producing the protein MDLKERSTNIRKNILRIANSSKGPHVGTALSSVDILTTLYFKVLKIEDFNDENRDIFIMSKGHGAMALYATLYEKGYLSKEELSSYYQNGGSLPAHLDMTTNPAIEVSSGSLGHGLPQALGFAYSKKLKNLTSKVYVLMGDGEVQEGSVWEAAMLAPKMKLNNLIAIVDRNDLQGYGKPSDLVSFESIEDKFKSFNWNVTRIDGHDFKEIETALNNESDKPKVIICDTTKGKGISFMENELKWHYFIVTDEILQQGLNELEHSL; encoded by the coding sequence ATGGATTTAAAAGAGAGATCAACCAATATAAGAAAAAATATTCTTAGAATAGCCAATAGCTCAAAGGGACCGCATGTCGGTACTGCTCTGTCAAGTGTAGATATTTTAACTACTTTGTATTTCAAAGTCTTGAAGATAGAAGATTTTAATGATGAAAACAGAGATATCTTCATTATGAGCAAAGGGCATGGAGCTATGGCTCTATATGCCACATTGTATGAAAAAGGGTATTTGTCAAAAGAAGAGTTGTCGAGTTATTATCAAAACGGGGGCAGCTTACCGGCGCATTTAGATATGACGACAAACCCGGCAATCGAAGTGTCAAGCGGAAGCTTAGGACACGGATTGCCTCAAGCACTCGGATTCGCATATTCTAAAAAATTAAAAAATCTAACTTCCAAAGTCTATGTTTTGATGGGAGACGGAGAAGTTCAGGAAGGTTCTGTATGGGAAGCCGCGATGTTGGCTCCGAAGATGAAACTCAACAATTTAATCGCCATAGTGGACAGAAATGATTTGCAGGGATACGGTAAACCAAGTGATCTCGTTTCTTTTGAGTCAATAGAGGACAAGTTTAAGAGTTTCAATTGGAATGTCACAAGAATTGATGGACACGACTTCAAAGAGATTGAAACTGCTCTAAATAATGAGTCGGATAAACCAAAGGTTATTATATGTGATACAACAAAAGGGAAAGGAATCTCTTTTATGGAAAATGAACTCAAATGGCACTATTTCATAGTAACCGACGAAATCTTGCAACAAGGATTAAACGAGTTGGAGCATAGTCTATGA
- a CDS encoding transketolase C-terminal domain-containing protein: MRNTAAKKIFEYCKSNSDGFLISGDAGFGVWEEFQQELEKQYINTGINEAAMTGLAAGMALSGHKVFIYNIIPFLIMRNYEQVRVDIAYQNLPVIMIGIGSGITYAPAGMTHYALEDIALAKTMPNLNIISPSDPVQVEKALEYAISSANPTFIRLSKSGEAVLFDQEIDISKPIIMKKREKKALLFHGSIVDEVMKASLELKDVAIISMPMISPIDENEVIKILQNYNEIYIVEEHFKEGGLGSILCDLAQTKRILVDIIKIAVPNHYIHEIGNCAYLRQKLQIDADSIIKIIKSEK, translated from the coding sequence ATGAGAAATACTGCCGCAAAAAAAATATTTGAATACTGTAAAAGCAATTCAGATGGTTTCTTAATATCGGGAGATGCCGGTTTTGGTGTATGGGAAGAGTTCCAGCAAGAGTTGGAAAAACAGTATATAAATACGGGTATAAATGAAGCAGCTATGACCGGATTAGCAGCGGGGATGGCTCTGAGCGGACATAAAGTTTTTATCTATAATATAATCCCTTTTTTAATTATGCGCAACTATGAGCAAGTACGCGTAGATATAGCATATCAGAATTTGCCCGTTATCATGATAGGTATTGGTTCGGGTATCACGTATGCTCCTGCGGGAATGACGCATTATGCACTAGAAGATATCGCTCTGGCTAAAACTATGCCTAATCTTAATATTATTTCACCTTCAGATCCTGTTCAAGTGGAGAAGGCTCTTGAATACGCGATCAGCAGTGCAAATCCTACTTTTATAAGGCTTTCAAAAAGCGGAGAAGCGGTTCTTTTCGATCAAGAGATCGATATTTCAAAACCGATCATAATGAAAAAAAGGGAAAAAAAGGCTCTTCTTTTTCACGGTTCAATTGTTGATGAGGTAATGAAAGCCTCTTTAGAGCTTAAAGATGTAGCAATCATTTCCATGCCCATGATCTCACCGATTGATGAAAATGAGGTAATAAAAATTTTGCAAAACTATAATGAAATATATATCGTAGAAGAACATTTTAAAGAGGGTGGACTGGGGAGCATTTTATGTGATTTGGCTCAAACAAAAAGGATATTGGTCGATATCATAAAAATTGCGGTCCCGAATCATTATATACATGAGATCGGAAATTGTGCTTATTTGCGACAAAAGTTACAAATAGACGCCGATTCAATAATAAAAATTATCAAAAGTGAAAAATAA
- a CDS encoding class I SAM-dependent methyltransferase, which produces MSINCPVCHDKEYITIVTKEEQGFSTFGRIEDIAHIDFSISRCQKCGFIFQDSALNSKEYEELGKTTYKNYTLMDNRIFPSTEDYYKDALDFLTEHLSFDNITNVLEIGSNRGDFLYLLKDANQNCNILGIDPLKREAQVPTINGLFTKELFSNKFDLVITRHVLEHIDKPQEFLQEIHAVLNEGAYIFVEVPNTKRDLEDVSEFFITEHIGYYFKETLRLVLQASGFTEILISDDFSNGIYAIYQKNSNSNNTMIYEQNDHYQTLIESYLAGQAATLQSIQEFCDQGYKVAFYGFGNVFLSVYPIVKKVLAQRCDVTIFDDTPSKIGARYDGITIQSTAGIDKESKYVFIICTMNRQHIENIKTNIRNKNISEFSIIVPWRE; this is translated from the coding sequence ATGAGTATTAATTGTCCTGTATGTCATGACAAAGAGTATATTACTATTGTGACCAAAGAGGAACAGGGGTTTAGTACCTTTGGGCGAATTGAAGATATCGCACATATAGATTTTAGTATTAGCAGATGTCAAAAGTGCGGATTCATCTTTCAGGATTCTGCTTTGAACAGCAAAGAATATGAAGAACTTGGAAAAACGACTTACAAAAATTATACGTTAATGGATAACAGAATATTTCCATCGACAGAGGATTACTATAAAGACGCCCTAGATTTTTTAACCGAGCATTTGTCGTTTGATAACATAACAAATGTTTTGGAAATAGGCTCTAACCGAGGGGATTTCTTATATTTGCTCAAAGATGCAAATCAAAATTGCAATATCCTTGGGATAGACCCGTTAAAAAGGGAAGCTCAAGTACCTACCATCAACGGATTATTTACAAAAGAACTTTTTTCAAATAAATTCGATTTGGTCATAACAAGACATGTGTTGGAGCATATAGACAAGCCGCAAGAGTTTTTACAAGAGATACATGCCGTTTTAAATGAGGGAGCATATATTTTTGTAGAAGTTCCAAATACAAAACGGGATCTGGAGGATGTCAGCGAGTTTTTTATTACAGAACACATAGGTTATTATTTTAAAGAAACCCTGCGCTTGGTCTTACAGGCTAGCGGTTTTACGGAAATACTTATATCTGATGATTTTAGCAACGGTATCTATGCTATCTATCAAAAAAACAGTAATAGCAACAATACAATGATATATGAGCAAAACGATCATTATCAAACGTTGATTGAGAGCTATTTGGCCGGGCAGGCTGCAACATTGCAGAGTATTCAAGAGTTCTGCGATCAGGGATATAAAGTGGCATTTTACGGTTTTGGCAATGTATTCTTGTCGGTGTATCCAATCGTTAAAAAGGTTTTGGCACAGAGATGTGACGTAACGATATTTGACGATACTCCGAGTAAAATAGGTGCCCGTTACGACGGCATTACTATACAATCGACTGCCGGCATTGATAAAGAGTCTAAATATGTTTTCATAATATGTACAATGAATAGACAGCATATTGAAAATATCAAAACGAATATCCGTAATAAAAACATTAGTGAATTCAGTATTATAGTGCCATGGAGGGAATAA
- a CDS encoding radical SAM protein, translating to MSDKYNMDGHKLLWHLDRVADWQQGKRIAPLHIDMGISTGCNQACRYCYGSIQGNVSYQKNDNMPTERVKSFFKDAKDAGVRSIALIGEGENTLHPDLIEIVEYGKSINMDLGMATNGMNIPRDKIKNLLESLVWIRVNLSASTPEKFHHIHRVSKNMFEHVLENIRLMVNMKKEYNLSTTIGIQMVMLNDNIQDVVRLAEIGRELGVDYFVVKPTSDTANNDLGSDYGKYNDSQDVFTQAESFSTDNYKVIIKWNKILTGGKKEYNVCNGTKFLLQISGNGNVFPCGHWFDIEKEKYLMGNIIENSFMDILASERYWQVQENMKNVNVHTGCESNCRHEYINRFLYNLQQKPDHINFI from the coding sequence ATGAGTGATAAATACAATATGGACGGCCATAAACTACTATGGCATCTAGATAGAGTAGCAGATTGGCAACAGGGAAAACGTATTGCTCCTTTACACATTGATATGGGTATCTCCACAGGATGTAATCAGGCATGCAGATATTGTTATGGAAGCATACAGGGGAATGTCAGTTATCAAAAAAATGACAATATGCCCACAGAGCGCGTGAAAAGCTTTTTTAAAGATGCAAAAGATGCCGGAGTCCGTTCTATCGCTTTAATAGGCGAGGGAGAAAATACCCTGCATCCTGATTTAATAGAGATCGTAGAGTATGGAAAATCGATCAATATGGATCTTGGTATGGCTACTAATGGTATGAATATTCCAAGAGATAAAATCAAAAATTTACTTGAGTCTTTAGTATGGATCAGGGTGAATTTAAGTGCTTCTACTCCGGAAAAATTCCATCATATTCACAGAGTAAGTAAAAACATGTTTGAGCATGTTCTAGAAAATATCAGACTTATGGTGAATATGAAAAAAGAGTATAATCTAAGTACGACCATAGGTATACAGATGGTTATGCTAAACGACAATATTCAAGATGTTGTCAGACTCGCAGAGATAGGACGCGAATTGGGCGTGGATTATTTTGTCGTGAAACCAACTTCCGATACTGCAAATAATGACTTAGGCTCAGACTATGGCAAGTATAATGATTCACAAGATGTTTTTACACAGGCGGAAAGTTTTTCAACTGATAACTATAAAGTTATCATTAAATGGAATAAGATTTTAACAGGCGGCAAGAAAGAGTATAACGTATGTAACGGTACGAAATTCTTATTGCAAATTAGCGGCAATGGCAATGTTTTCCCTTGCGGACACTGGTTTGATATCGAAAAAGAAAAATATCTCATGGGAAATATCATAGAGAACTCTTTTATGGATATACTTGCATCTGAGCGCTACTGGCAAGTACAAGAGAATATGAAAAATGTCAATGTTCATACAGGATGTGAAAGCAACTGCAGGCATGAATATATTAATCGTTTCTTGTATAACCTCCAACAAAAACCAGATCATATAAATTTTATATAA
- a CDS encoding NAD(P)-dependent oxidoreductase — translation MKICILGSTGVLGVALRKALLSKGVDFFVLSHEEVDIENFEELKSILEQEKPTHIINTVAIVGIEPCDEKPLEAFSINTLPSYLISNFCLQRDMTYVYISTHAVFDGTKEDYYYETDKPRPMNIYAGTKLLAEQFVESICDKFYIVRVPTMFGNRENNKKGFTDKVLEWLRSEKDVKVATDKIDTLSFSDDIAEQIVQMILMKYEYGTYHIANEGSCSFYEFVSEVAAILGIKKDIIKALDKDFPSKYYKPLRTPIASVRAPKLRGWKEALRNFLRE, via the coding sequence TTGAAAATATGCATTTTAGGAAGTACAGGTGTATTGGGGGTGGCATTAAGAAAAGCACTATTGTCCAAAGGTGTGGATTTTTTTGTTCTATCTCATGAAGAAGTAGATATAGAAAATTTTGAAGAACTAAAAAGTATTTTAGAGCAGGAAAAGCCAACACATATTATAAATACTGTTGCGATAGTAGGTATAGAGCCTTGTGATGAAAAACCGTTGGAAGCTTTTAGTATAAATACACTACCTTCATATCTCATATCGAATTTTTGTTTGCAACGCGATATGACTTATGTATATATTAGTACACATGCAGTTTTTGACGGTACAAAAGAGGATTATTATTATGAGACCGACAAACCTAGACCTATGAATATTTATGCGGGTACGAAATTATTGGCAGAACAGTTCGTTGAAAGTATATGTGATAAGTTTTATATCGTTAGAGTACCCACAATGTTCGGAAACAGAGAGAACAATAAAAAAGGGTTTACCGATAAAGTGCTGGAATGGCTAAGATCAGAGAAAGATGTGAAAGTAGCTACGGACAAAATAGATACGTTATCTTTTTCTGATGACATAGCAGAGCAGATTGTACAAATGATTCTCATGAAGTATGAATACGGAACATATCATATCGCTAATGAAGGGTCTTGTTCGTTTTACGAATTTGTATCGGAAGTCGCTGCAATATTGGGGATAAAAAAAGATATTATCAAGGCGCTGGATAAAGATTTCCCGTCTAAGTATTATAAACCGTTAAGGACGCCGATAGCTTCTGTACGAGCTCCTAAATTAAGGGGCTGGAAAGAAGCGTTAAGAAATTTTTTACGTGAGTAA